A region of Ictidomys tridecemlineatus isolate mIctTri1 chromosome 4, mIctTri1.hap1, whole genome shotgun sequence DNA encodes the following proteins:
- the LOC144376668 gene encoding olfactory receptor 56A3-like, which translates to MKYPSIITDQFVVKAVIFMVARNVFISLPIPILSARLYYCGRNVIENCICANMSVSRLSCDDVTLNCLYQFAGGWTLLGSDLILIFLSYILILQAVLKLKAECQSAEGAVVKALSTCGSHFILILFFSTILLVFVLTHVAKRKVSPDVPILLNVVHHVIPAALNPIVYGVKTQEIKQGFQRLLKKGW; encoded by the exons ATGAAATACCCATCCATCATCACTGACCAATTTGTAGTCAAGGCTGTCATTTTTATGGTGGCCAGGAATGTCTTTATATCTCTGCCCATTCCCATTCTCTCAGCACGACTCTATTACTGTGGGAGAAATGTCATTGAGAACTGTATCTGTGCCAATATGTCTGTCTCCAGGCTCTCTTGTGATGATGTCACCCTCAATTGCCTTTACCAGTTTGCTGGAGGCTGGACGCTACTGGGATCTGACCTTATCCTCATTTTCCTCTCTTACATCCTCATACTGCAAGCTGTGCTAAAACTCAAGGCTGAGTGCCAAT cagctgAGGGTGCTGTGGTCAAAGCCCTCAGCACTTGTGGTTCCCACTTCATCCTCATCCTCTTCTTCAGCACCATTCTTCTGGTCTTTGTCCTCACACATGTGGCTAAGAGAAAGGTCTCTCCTGATGTGCCAATATTGCTCAATGTCGTTCACCATGTCATCCCTGCAGCCCTAAACCCCATAGTTTATGGGGTGAAAACCCAGGAGATCAAGCAAGGATTCCAGAGATTATTGAAGAAAGGGTGGTAA